The following proteins are co-located in the Patescibacteria group bacterium genome:
- a CDS encoding nucleoside 2-deoxyribosyltransferase: MCDKYVYLAGPIAGQTYDQSNDWRINTGDRLRELGMVPLSPMRGKDPQAFVPGFDRESTPLTSARGIKARDKYDVHRSSAVLANFLGATDKSIGTACEFSWADDAGVPVIAVMEPSGNPNDHPFIRETAFCVVTTLGEAIEVLRWIVLP, encoded by the coding sequence ATGTGCGACAAGTACGTATATCTCGCAGGGCCGATTGCGGGGCAGACTTACGACCAGAGCAACGACTGGCGTATCAATACCGGTGACCGGCTCAGAGAACTTGGGATGGTTCCGCTTTCACCGATGCGAGGGAAAGACCCGCAAGCGTTTGTTCCGGGGTTTGACCGTGAATCCACGCCGCTGACCTCCGCCCGTGGCATCAAGGCTCGTGATAAGTATGATGTGCACCGATCATCGGCAGTCCTGGCCAACTTCCTTGGGGCCACGGACAAGTCTATCGGCACAGCGTGCGAATTCAGTTGGGCTGATGACGCCGGGGTGCCGGTCATCGCTGTCATGGAGCCATCGGGTAATCCGAATGATCACCCGTTCATTCGAGAAACCGCGTTCTGCGTGGTCACAACTCTTGGTGAGGCGATCGAGGTTCTCAGATGGATCGTGCTTCCATGA
- a CDS encoding S1 RNA-binding domain-containing protein, whose protein sequence is MVNKPNTEETMEELVTEAGENLVPFKVGSVADVVVTAVTKNSIWVDVAGVAVGIIPDREFSFGTGDLKVGDHVVAYVLSQEDKEGHVVLSLRKADRERLWVTLKDKFESGEVLQAKVAEANKGGLMVEIGGVVGFLPISQLASNHYPRATQGNRDEVSTKLNELIGETMNVKIINFDKITNKLIFSERAAGDTVAEEKLSKIKIGEILKGKITGIVDFGLFVSIGDDLEGLVHISEISWKRVSDLRTMFNIGDEINVSVTGITDGKVSLSMKRLLEDPWVEAASKFKVGDIVSGVVTGATRFGVFVRLNDTVDGLVHKSELTDENVEDPSTILPIGHKDQFRVISIDSPAHRLSLSWKGLKAEADKQAAKTAKKLPEKAEVQEEVKEEVKKESPKKAPAKKPAAKKTSKKE, encoded by the coding sequence ATGGTCAATAAGCCGAATACAGAAGAGACGATGGAAGAGCTAGTTACCGAGGCTGGTGAGAACCTGGTCCCATTTAAAGTTGGCAGCGTAGCCGACGTAGTTGTAACTGCAGTTACTAAAAACAGCATTTGGGTAGATGTTGCGGGCGTGGCGGTTGGAATAATTCCAGACCGTGAGTTTTCGTTTGGTACGGGGGATCTAAAAGTGGGCGATCATGTTGTGGCGTATGTTTTGTCTCAAGAAGACAAAGAGGGTCATGTAGTCTTAAGCTTGCGCAAAGCAGACAGAGAGCGCTTGTGGGTTACCTTAAAAGATAAATTCGAAAGCGGTGAAGTACTTCAAGCTAAAGTAGCCGAAGCAAACAAGGGTGGTTTGATGGTAGAAATTGGCGGCGTGGTTGGTTTCTTGCCGATATCGCAGCTTGCGTCAAACCATTATCCTAGAGCAACTCAAGGGAATCGAGACGAGGTTTCAACCAAACTTAATGAATTAATTGGCGAAACCATGAACGTCAAAATTATTAACTTTGATAAAATTACCAATAAATTAATCTTTTCTGAGCGCGCCGCCGGAGATACCGTTGCAGAAGAAAAGCTAAGCAAAATTAAAATTGGCGAGATCTTAAAAGGTAAAATTACCGGTATCGTAGATTTTGGTTTGTTTGTTAGTATTGGTGATGATTTAGAGGGCTTGGTACACATCTCCGAAATTTCGTGGAAAAGGGTTAGTGATTTACGCACCATGTTTAACATTGGTGATGAAATCAACGTCTCCGTGACTGGCATAACCGACGGAAAAGTGTCGTTGTCAATGAAGCGATTGCTAGAAGACCCATGGGTAGAAGCAGCTAGTAAGTTTAAAGTAGGTGATATTGTATCTGGCGTGGTTACAGGTGCTACCCGATTTGGCGTTTTTGTCCGCTTGAACGATACTGTTGATGGCCTGGTACACAAATCTGAGTTGACCGATGAAAATGTAGAAGATCCATCAACCATATTACCAATTGGTCACAAAGATCAGTTTAGAGTAATTAGCATCGATTCTCCGGCTCATCGCTTAAGTTTAAGCTGGAAGGGTCTAAAAGCCGAAGCAGACAAGCAAGCTGCCAAAACGGCCAAGAAATTACCGGAAAAAGCCGAAGTTCAAGAGGAAGTTAAAGAAGAAGTCAAAAAGGAATCACCTAAAAAAGCACCTGCCAAAAAGCCGGCTGCCAAAAAAACCTCCAAAAAAGAATAA
- a CDS encoding MBL fold metallo-hydrolase: MIITRNSEHALEFKTKEAAIKVNTDVVINDVKIAGPGEYDVAKVSVIGFPTKTQTVYLLAVDDVTVCYFSVKPEKLATDVIEKMGNVEMLVVTLCADTTPEEVVNLINALEPNVVMPIGDKGAVEKLMQTSGADNTEIDSYKITKSTLPADDRQMIVLKSGR, encoded by the coding sequence ATGATTATTACGCGCAATTCTGAACATGCTTTAGAGTTTAAGACCAAAGAAGCGGCGATTAAAGTAAACACAGACGTGGTTATTAACGATGTAAAGATAGCTGGCCCGGGTGAATACGATGTGGCAAAGGTTTCGGTGATTGGGTTTCCTACAAAAACGCAGACGGTTTACCTGTTGGCTGTGGACGATGTTACAGTGTGCTATTTTTCCGTCAAACCGGAAAAATTGGCCACCGATGTAATTGAAAAGATGGGTAATGTTGAGATGCTTGTGGTTACGCTTTGTGCAGACACAACTCCAGAGGAAGTGGTTAACTTAATTAACGCGCTTGAGCCGAACGTAGTGATGCCAATTGGTGATAAAGGTGCGGTGGAAAAATTAATGCAGACATCTGGGGCAGATAACACCGAGATTGATTCTTATAAAATTACCAAATCCACCTTACCGGCTGACGACCGACAAATGATCGTACTCAAGTCGGGTAGATAA
- a CDS encoding bifunctional oligoribonuclease/PAP phosphatase NrnA produces MFSPDLSKSLKDIIANSPRVLLICHEKPDGDAISSLLATRLMLFGLNCLDVQMVSIDGVPKAFEFLPDSNLIKSDFLRGDFEVIITLDCGDFKRTGYSDRIAKMIEKGTKLINIDHHPKNDIFRIAHLNLSDTTCASTTQIIYQLCQFFHLKLDVKLATLLFVGLYTDTGGFQHIVTSPEVMRMAAELVSSGAQTRLISQYLTGTKSSAQLKLWGRVISRARVSKDGVVVAGVTQSDLKAVGANEEDVAGLLTMLETLDQCKMAILLCETADGVIKGSLRSNNSQIDVSKIARYFGGGGHVKAAGFTLPGKLVIDKHSVSVV; encoded by the coding sequence ATGTTCAGCCCCGATCTAAGTAAATCTCTAAAAGACATTATCGCAAATTCACCTCGAGTTTTGCTGATTTGTCATGAAAAACCGGATGGTGACGCGATCTCGTCATTACTAGCAACTCGGTTAATGTTATTTGGCCTGAATTGTTTGGACGTGCAAATGGTCAGTATAGATGGCGTGCCAAAGGCGTTTGAGTTTTTACCTGATTCAAATTTGATAAAATCCGATTTTTTACGAGGTGATTTTGAAGTCATTATTACTTTGGACTGTGGCGACTTTAAACGCACCGGATACTCTGATCGCATAGCTAAGATGATCGAAAAGGGCACCAAATTAATTAACATAGATCATCACCCTAAAAACGATATTTTTCGGATTGCACACCTAAATTTAAGCGATACAACATGCGCCTCAACCACGCAAATAATCTATCAACTTTGCCAGTTTTTTCATCTCAAATTAGATGTCAAATTAGCAACTTTGTTATTTGTTGGGCTTTACACCGACACGGGTGGTTTTCAGCACATCGTAACGTCGCCGGAAGTGATGCGTATGGCGGCCGAGCTGGTCTCTAGCGGCGCGCAAACCAGGCTGATCAGCCAATACCTAACCGGCACCAAATCTTCGGCGCAATTAAAGTTGTGGGGGCGAGTGATTAGCCGAGCACGAGTAAGTAAGGATGGGGTAGTGGTTGCGGGGGTAACTCAATCAGATTTGAAAGCAGTTGGCGCTAACGAGGAGGACGTAGCGGGGCTGTTAACGATGCTAGAGACCCTAGACCAGTGTAAAATGGCGATATTGTTATGTGAAACCGCGGATGGTGTGATTAAAGGTAGTTTGCGCTCTAACAACAGCCAAATTGATGTTTCTAAAATTGCCAGATATTTTGGGGGCGGTGGGCACGTTAAGGCGGCCGGATTCACTCTTCCAGGGAAACTGGTTATAGACAAGCACAGCGTAAGCGTGGTATAA
- a CDS encoding HNH endonuclease signature motif containing protein → MKDKSWTEAQLRSAAQESRSIRQILQRLGLAEAGGNYAQIKKYLHIYNINMENIKGKSWCKGLNVEGHPRVQLDQLLVENSSFQSYKLKNRLFNSGLKPRKCEECGWSKITPSGHLPLEIHHINGDRSDNRINNLVILCPNCHSQKPNYRGRRRD, encoded by the coding sequence ATGAAAGATAAATCGTGGACAGAAGCACAATTAAGGTCAGCCGCCCAAGAATCTCGAAGTATCCGTCAGATTTTACAGAGACTTGGATTAGCAGAGGCGGGCGGAAATTACGCTCAGATTAAAAAATATTTGCACATTTACAATATCAATATGGAAAATATTAAAGGTAAATCTTGGTGCAAAGGGTTGAATGTCGAAGGACATCCAAGAGTGCAGTTAGATCAATTATTGGTAGAAAACAGTAGTTTCCAAAGTTACAAGCTAAAAAATCGACTTTTCAATTCGGGGTTAAAGCCCAGAAAATGTGAAGAATGTGGGTGGTCAAAAATAACGCCAAGCGGTCATTTGCCTTTAGAAATACATCATATCAATGGGGATCGGTCTGATAACAGAATAAATAATTTAGTCATTCTGTGTCCCAACTGTCATAGTCAAAAGCCGAATTATCGTGGTAGGCGAAGAGATTAG
- a CDS encoding CYTH domain-containing protein has translation MIEVEKKFKLSGQDIERLTRDAEFLKERTFTDIYFDDEKYSLTSNDKWLRARDGLYELKLPMHAGVDRKADQYDEIEDEQKIREVLNIPTDQKIDEIYAPFCNVTTTRKKYKKDQFIIDLDDVDYGDFKYSLGEIELLVNNQSDIEKAIAEIMDFANKYQLSVAMVRGKVIEYLKQVKPEHYQALIKAKVVKDF, from the coding sequence ATGATTGAAGTTGAGAAGAAGTTTAAATTAAGCGGGCAAGACATTGAACGGCTAACCAGGGATGCCGAGTTTTTGAAAGAGCGGACTTTTACTGACATTTATTTTGACGATGAAAAATATTCTCTAACCTCGAACGATAAATGGTTGCGTGCGCGAGATGGCCTTTATGAACTAAAATTGCCAATGCATGCGGGGGTGGATAGAAAAGCAGACCAGTACGATGAAATTGAAGATGAACAAAAGATTCGCGAAGTGCTAAATATCCCCACCGACCAGAAAATTGACGAAATTTATGCACCATTTTGCAATGTCACCACTACGCGCAAAAAATATAAAAAAGATCAATTTATTATTGATTTAGACGATGTCGATTACGGTGATTTTAAGTATTCGCTTGGTGAGATTGAACTATTAGTAAATAATCAGTCAGATATTGAAAAAGCAATTGCGGAAATTATGGATTTTGCGAATAAGTATCAATTGTCCGTCGCAATGGTTCGTGGAAAAGTAATTGAATATCTAAAACAAGTTAAACCGGAACATTATCAAGCTCTAATTAAAGCCAAAGTAGTGAAAGATTTCTGA
- a CDS encoding lytic transglycosylase domain-containing protein produces the protein MKRVIFKFISTLIILGLAAAGGYYYYQTWRYPLKYQDEVKAAAIQNNLPKNFIMSVIREESRFNPDAKSNAGAVGLMQVLPTSAKWMATKRGKTLDLSTLNDPKVNIDYGCWYLSYLLKTFNGNYTTTIEAYNAGMANVTEWEKVQSGYIAFPETAEFVKRVKQSNEIYDKLYGENWDASRYDITRVLR, from the coding sequence ATGAAAAGGGTTATCTTCAAATTTATTTCTACACTGATAATTTTAGGCCTCGCTGCGGCAGGGGGATATTATTACTATCAAACTTGGCGATACCCGCTAAAATATCAAGATGAGGTAAAGGCAGCGGCAATACAGAATAATTTGCCCAAGAACTTTATCATGTCGGTAATTCGTGAAGAAAGCCGATTTAATCCAGATGCCAAATCTAACGCAGGGGCAGTAGGGCTGATGCAAGTTTTGCCCACCAGTGCTAAATGGATGGCCACAAAACGGGGTAAAACATTAGATTTAAGCACGTTAAATGACCCAAAAGTGAATATTGATTATGGTTGTTGGTACTTAAGTTATCTACTAAAAACGTTTAACGGCAACTATACCACGACCATCGAGGCATACAACGCGGGGATGGCAAATGTAACAGAATGGGAGAAAGTGCAATCGGGTTACATTGCATTTCCAGAGACCGCAGAGTTTGTGAAAAGAGTGAAGCAATCGAACGAGATTTATGATAAGCTGTATGGAGAAAATTGGGATGCGAGTCGTTATGACATTACCCGCGTTCTAAGGTAG